The window TCACTGAATGgaaataacttaatttttaaaaataagcaaggcTTAAATTGGGGTCTttcaaaaaactcaaaaaattctTGGTGACTGTATCTTTAACAAATGGAATGACAAAACTAGTTAAGTCAGATTATCTCAATCAACTCCAAAACTCAATGTTGCCAACATGTTTTTCtacttaaaagcaaacaaaaagcaaagcctCATAATTTAGTAATTACCATGTTTCTTGGTTTCTGTTCTCAAATGCCACAGAAAGATATCTGATGAAAGGAAGCAAAGCACCTAGACTCATCAGTCTTCTTCAAAACTTTAAGGTTGCTTTCACAATCTCACTATAAATATTTAGATTCCTATCTGACAGATTTCCTCACTTATGTGAGTAGGAGTGCTCTCAAAACCTTAGTCTTTACTCTTGCTTCATACTAGAGCTGTTTGATTAAACCACCTCTGTATCTGCTAGCCTGCAACACTAGATAAGAACTCATTCCTATCTCTTCCAAGAAACCAAGATGATAATCTCAATATGAATTTTAGCGGCCAATATGTTATAGTACTTAGCAATACTTTGTTTTCTAATGGCAAGTATGTTGAAAAAACTATCATTAAGTGAATTTCATAACACATAGAAATAAATgattctattaaaatataaaaacatccaTTAACTTGTCCTCACTATTTCCAGTGACTTTAAATATCAAATCTAATTATACGAAGACAAAATTATTTGCCCTATTTGACCCTGTGTACCAAATGATGTAAGtgcagaaaataagaaacattttaagattttaaatctcATATTAAGAACCTTGGATACCACTTAGCATtgtgacagaggaaaaaaaagtaaggtgAAAACAAATTTCTCAgagatttttaaaggaagaattgATGTAAAAGAATATTCCTTTGGACTCTatagccttttaaaaatcatttatcttTCGGTGCTTCAACATGATGCCAAACAAAAATCTACTGAATAAAAATAGCAAGGAAGGGAATCAAACATTTAtaagatatatttattatttttctgaccaAAGTgcaatgatttttaaatctttttaaacaaataactaTGAAAAAagtattcaagaaaataaaatacaaatgggaAATTTAACTAGATTGCTTCTTCTAATTAATCCTAACCGTTTATTAAgtctagaaaacaaacaaaaaaaacctttgaaGTGTTACTAAAATGCTAACTGAATCATTTTAGCATAAATCTAGCCACATGCATTTCAAGGTTCCACTGGTAGGAATTTTGTTAAGATCAGCTGAATCATGAATAACACTATATAACAGAGTATCAGGAACACAAGCATTAGATGTGATCCTTGCCCCATACCCTTAGATTATGTCAGACTAAAACTGACAATTCTGCCAGGCTCTGAACCCCTAGTGCCCCCAACCCAAATCTTGGAAGCAAAGAATATGCCCTGTCATACAACTTTGTACAAGTTGTAGTAAAACAAAGCTtaagttttctcatctttctatAGCAAATGGTCAGTTATTTGATAAACACTAAAATGCTGCTAAgaatccattttgagtttgttTACCAAACACATTGTGCAAGAACTGACTACACAAAAAGTTCCTTTGAAATTTGGTCCACAAATTCACTTAAGGTTGGAAATTTAAAACTTGCAAGAAAAAGAGGAAGCGGGTATCCCTACTAAAATGTTGTGATTACTAGAGGGATATATACGCATACTAAAAAGTTTTGCTCACAGAAGGCACAAACTATAAAAGGGATAttctttttgaatttaaaaaaaactagctgATACCCTTCTTTGTTTAGTGAGCACCATAACTAAGATGAAGTTAAACCTGAATTCACTGTCTACTCCTGTGaccaaaaaaaagaacataaaaaatttACTTTGTTTTACCATGTACTTTCCAGCCACTAATTGAGGTGTAGTTatgaaagattaaaattgcctTAAAAAGGGGTCATGATAGCAGCTATCAAAGCAATATTCAAGCATGATTTCAAGGATGCTTTCAGGTTTAGAATTAGCCTTCCTTGTCGAAAATCTGCACAACTTCATCAAAAACCTGTAAAGGAAAaagatgataaaattttaaaagcaggtaCTGTTAAAATACCATACGGCTAAgttcttattaaaaataatcaaatttggccaggcgcagtggctcacatctgtaatcccaggactttgggaggtcgaggcgggcagatcacttgagttcaggagttcaagaccagcctggccaacatggcaaaaccccgtctctactaaaaatacaaaaatcagccaggggtggtggcgggcacctgtaatcccagctacccaggaggctgaagcaagagaattacttgaacccaggagatggaggttgcagtgagctgagatcacaccattgcactccagcctgggcaacagagtgagacactgtctcaaaaaaaatatataaataaaataaaataaaaagtaaagactccatctccaaacagggtcacacacaaaaaaaatcaaatttaattttcGAAATGAATCATTTTTTTGAATCACATACTTAGTTTCATCTATTTTAGACAGTAATATTATATAaacaatacatataaaattatgacTATATTGCACTCAGTGCTTTTAAGACAAAATATTCTTGAGAGGCTACcaataatttgataaaatataaacTGAAGTGGCTTATCTTCTTAGTTCTGATTCTAAAACACAGTTTTATCATGTATTACCTCACCTCTATACAAAGTGtcaatggattaaaaaaagattCCCTGAATCTTCTTCCCCTGGgcctttcttttttatcttatgACCATAAGAGGATGAAGATTCAGGGAATCGGGGAAAGGGAGGTTAGGTTCCTTAAGAGACACTAGAAATTTTGTTGGGCTTGCAAACCACAATTTAGAGATcactatttatgaaaaaaaagagagaagtgataAGTCATGGAAACCTTCCCCTGTGGTGCTATTTGTTCTGTGGCAGAAGAAAGAAGCCTGGAGCTCTTGAGCTAGATGACTTGCCATTCATGTGATCCAACTCACACTTCTTAAAATACCAGTTTTCTAGTGCTTGGGAGCAAATTTAGAATTCATAAACCACCCATTTCTCATGAAGAACAAGTTTGAAGTTATAAACCTCATTTTAGGTTTtactcagaaaggaaaaaaaccccaATTTTTCATTTAGTCCCCagtgtcttcttttcctttcttttttaagagacagagtcccagtatgttgcccaggctggtcttgaacacctgtgctgggattacaggcataacccaccatgcccggcttccaATGTCTTGAAAAACTAACTAATCTGtgacagtatttctttttttcctgcttaccccaaaacaaataatcacatttttatttgacatatttttttaaagacaggctaGGAACACTTACTTCATCAACAGATTTAGAAGCATCTATTTTCTtgactttccccatttcttcatATAAGTCAATAATTGGCTTTGTTGACTGAAGGTAGGTCTGAATTCTACAAAAGAAGTAAATATTGCAAGGTTCTAGGTATCTATCCTTTGTTCTACATGTTATAGGAGAGCTCACAGAACACTGGATCTGCCCCGACTGATTGACTTAACATCTTAAACAAGccattttatatgtttaaatgtGAACTTTTTTTCCTGTACCAAATAGGGCAGGTCTGGGATTCAAGTGGTTGTATGTAAAAACTGCCAAGTACCTCTTTTCCAAGCTCTCTCTGTTGTCATCACTCCTACCACTACTCTTTCCCCTCTCAAGACATCGTTCAATACAGATCTAAAAAGAGATAcaaagttattaaaaaatatgGATATGAATTTGCCATTCTTTTAAcctgaaaagaaaacaagagtttAAAGAGACGACCAAAAAAACCCTGCAATAAACCCAATGTGTCTAATTCATTAATCAACATGCAAagtccttttaaatttaaacatgtGGTTCAATTTATATAAACTAGGTTAAATAAGTACAGAGCATAATAAGAATTCATTCATGACTCAGTTtttcctgtgtattttttttcaaactgtAATAAAAATGTGTATGGTTCCATCTCAGATATATTAACTTATTAGGTATGAATTACATGCCtcaaactttgtttcatttttgcctGCTTTTTGCTAATTCcataaatttgcaaatatttgagTCAACATATTTGCATTTGAATAAAGCATCCTTTGTTAATTGTGAATAAACATTCCTTGTTATAAAGCTGTGGTAACATTCTAAATTTAACTTTGAAgggtaaatgaaaacatatttctggGGGTTGGAAGAAGAGAGTTACGttttaaaacaatgcaaaaggccaggcatggtggctcatgcctgcaatcccaacactctgggaggctaaggagggtggatcacctgaggtcaggagttcgagaccagcctggccaacatggcaaaaccccgtctctactaaaaatacaaaaattaactaggcgtggtgcacatgcctgtaatcccagctacttgggaggctgaggcaggagaactgcttgaacctgggaggttgcagtgagctgagattgtgccactgtactccagcctgggcaacagagtgagactccgtctcaaataaaataaaataaaataaaacaacgcAAAGGCCGCTGCAAGTCTCTCCACCAGAGGCACATTTACAATTCAACCTAAGAACAGCCAACTTCTTTCAAGGTACTAACTACTTCAGcctttttaattaaatgattctgagaaatgtctttagTTATTTAAAAGGATGTCTGGCTTCATTATtagaactttcagaaagaaaagtacatttttttacttttttcaagaTCATTTCACTCTTAAGACAAATCAGAATATCCTgtacgtttcttttttttttctttttttgagacagtcttgctctgtcgcccaggctagagtgcagtggtgcgatcttggctcactgcaacctctgcctcccaggttcaagcaattctcctgcctcagcctcccaagtagctgggattacaggcatgtgccacaatgccaggctaatttttgtatttttagtagagacgggtttcaccatgttggccaggccggtcttgaactcctgacctaacgtgatcgcccaccttggcttcccaaagtgctaggattacaggcatgagccaccgcacccggccctgtaTGTTTCTTTAAAACAGAAAGTTTTCCCAACTTCTCAGAACCGTGTTTCTCTTCCAGTAAACAACACCTTAAGGCAAGATACTCTCTGATAATAATGTCTACCTAAGAAAGTAGTTCAGCTTCATTACCTAATATTATTATGTAtgtcaattcttattttttaaaaatcaaaactgattcttgttattttgaaaataaaggaaaatttagCTCCACAAGGCTGCTAATGCCAAATAGTTTTTAATATTCCAACAGCAAGACAGTGCTGTTCTGTCCATCCAATCTACCAATTCAAAAAATACcgctagccgggcgcggtggctcacgcctataatcccagcactttgggaggctgaggcaggtggatcacctgaggtcaggagttcgagaccagcctgaccaacatggagaaaccctgtctctactaaaaatagaaaaacttagctgggcgtggtggcgcatgcctgtaatcccagcttcttgggaggctgaggcaggagaattgcttgaacctgggaggcagaggttgcagtgagccgatatcgcgccatcgcactccagcctgggcgacaagagcgaaactccatctcaaaaaaaaaaaaaaaaaaaaaatactgctgccaatataaaataaaagtaaaaaaatcctTTGTTTTTTCTAATAGTTGACTAACAGTTGCTTAAAGCCTATGTGGGCAGATGAAGATTTTCATTACCTCATTATTACAGTCAAAAAACAGAACGAAAGATACATCTGCCTTCCCATCCATGGTCTTGTTCCAACCTTGAAGGTTGTCTTGATTTCTTGGAAACCCATCAATCAAGAATTTATTCTTCTGAGCATTGGCAGCCATTGTCTGATCCATTtcctaaaggaaaaagaagatttAGGTTCAATactacattaacaaaatgaaatttctcaAGCATGGTAGTGTATACATGGGTGtttgtttttactattattattatttaaaccaTAAGTAAAGGGTGGAGGgtacacagcaaaaaaaaaaaaaagaaagaaagaaaaaagactagaaggaaatCTATCAATGTATTAAGATGGTTGCCTCAAGTTGGTGTGGTTATGGGTATGTGCCCCTCTCAAAACCACCTCATTTtatacacacaatttttttctgtggtttccaaattttctacagtTAAGTATATGTTACTTtcacatacacattcacaaatttataaataaacaataaGAGCAGCAATAAGAGGAAAATAACCATTAACCATTATCTTTGCTCCAGCAACTGGAGACCCTGTCTTGTGTTCCCTTTGCTCTTCCCACTTTGTTTTGCTGTAGTGGAGAGTGTATTACTTCTACAGGTGCTCAACTCTGCTATTCATATAATTCAAGTCCAACAAGACAAAGCTTTGGACAAATATAAAAGACCATTAGCATTAATTATTAATGTaggataaaatactttttaacgGAAGCTAATTAAACCCAAATGTCACTGGCTGCCCCAAAACAAAGGGAACAAAAGAACACATTCAGAAAGATAGTAAGAGCAACCCATTTCACCATCCTCTTCCAAAGGGTGAATTTAGGCAGAATGTGGGAATATGTAAATAGGAGATGGAAATCTTTAATCTCCAAATCCTTGCCACTTCAGTCACCACAGGATAAGCACAGGTATATGACTGTAATAAACCTTAGAGGAGCCTCTATTCCAAAGTGAACTGACATTCAGTACTCTCCATGTTCAAACTTCTCTGGTTCCTCAAGAACAATGGCTGTCAGGACCCATGATCCCTTTATGTGAGAATTGGTTTTAACCAGCATCTAGCTG of the Symphalangus syndactylus isolate Jambi chromosome 12, NHGRI_mSymSyn1-v2.1_pri, whole genome shotgun sequence genome contains:
- the CMPK1 gene encoding UMP-CMP kinase isoform X1, which gives rise to MLSRCHSRLLHVLGLSFLLQTRRPILLCPPRLMKPLVVFVLGGPGAGKGTQCARIVEKYGYTHLSAGELLRDERKNPDSQYGELIEKYIKEGKIVPVEITISLLKREMDQTMAANAQKNKFLIDGFPRNQDNLQGWNKTMDGKADVSFVLFFDCNNEICIERCLERGKSSGRSDDNRESLEKRIQTYLQSTKPIIDLYEEMGKVKKIDASKSVDEVFDEVVQIFDKEG
- the CMPK1 gene encoding UMP-CMP kinase isoform X2, with protein sequence MLSRCHSRLLHVLGLSFLLQTRRPILLCPPRLMKPLVVFVLGGPGAGKGTQCARIVEEMDQTMAANAQKNKFLIDGFPRNQDNLQGWNKTMDGKADVSFVLFFDCNNEICIERCLERGKSSGRSDDNRESLEKRIQTYLQSTKPIIDLYEEMGKVKKIDASKSVDEVFDEVVQIFDKEG